The Haloplanus sp. GDY1 genomic sequence CGAGGAGCGACTCCGCGGCCTCCGGTGTGTGGCCGCACCGATCACCACGAACGATCAGGTGTACGGCGCCATCAGCGTCTCCGGTCCGACGAACCGGATGCAGACGGAACGGTTCCACGAGGAGATCCCCGAGATGTTGCTCAACGCCGAGAACGTCATCGAACTCGACGTCACGTTCTCCTGACTCCCCGCCGGCGTGAGGGTCGTTCCCTGCCGCCCGGTGTTCGCACCCGCTGAACGGCCGTGGTGTCGGATCGACGCGTCGTTCGAGGGGCGACCGACGCGCCGGGGTGGACGGTCCGCTTGGGTTCGGGAGGGATCCACGGCCGTGGTCCCGGCCCCGGAACGGCCGTCACCCCGTCGTCCCCACCCGCCACCGGCTCGAACGGGCGTTCGTCCGAGCCGAACGGCCGTATCGAGGCGGGGAACGACGCGGCTCCGCGCGCCGTCGGCCGTCGTCGATGAAAAGATTTAACAGACTGAGTTCAGTAGACCGATTTGCTCGGGTCTGGAGGAACCCGTACGCCACGGAGACCATCACGTCCACAGCCACCTCGCTACGCCACTGCGATACACTCCCCTGCCCGAGCACGGGTCGTATGCTACCCAGGCGGCCCCTCGCGTGGCCACCCATCCGCGCGAGGGGCCGTCGACCCAGCCGCCGCTGACGGCACCGATCGTTCTCACGAGACCGCCGAGCGTCGCGACCGTCGATCACACCGCCCCGTCGCCCTACACGAGGCGGTCGACAGCGAGGTCGATCTCCTCGGCGGTCGGGAGGACCTCGTCCTCGAGGGGCGGGCTGAACGGGATGGGCGTGTCCGGCACGCCGACGCGCTGGATCGGGACGTCCAGCGAGTAGAACTCGTTTTCGACGACGCGCGTCGCCACCTCGGCGTGGAGGCCGTAGGAGAGCGGGCTCTCGTCGGCGACGACCAGCCTGCCGGTCTTCCGGACGCTCTCGGCGATGGTGTCGGTGTCGAGCGGGGAGAGCGACTGTGGATCGATCACCTCGACGTCGGCGTCGGTGCGGTCCTCGGCGACGGAGAGCGCCTCGCCGACGAGTTGCTGGGTGGCGACCACCGTCACGTCGGCCCCCTCGCGGAGGACGGCCGCCTCGCCGATGGGGACGGTGAAGTCCTCGTCCTCGGGGACCGGCCCCGTGCGCTCGTAGATGTTCTTGTGCTCGAAGAAGACGACCGGATCGTTCGAGCGGACGGCGGTCTTCATCAGCCCCTTCGACCCGCGGGGGGTCGCGGGGGCGACTGCCTTGATCCCGGGCAGATGCGAGACGAGCGTGTGGACGGTACTCGAGTGCTGGGCCGCGGCGTTGAAGCCGGCTCCCTCGATGGCCCGGACGGTGAGGGGCATCTCCGTCGCCCCCGCGAACATGTACTGCATCTTCGCCGCCTGATTCATCAGGGGCTCGAAGCAGATGGCGATGAAATCGGAGTAACTGACGTTGACCACCGGCCGGAGCCCGGTCGCCGCCGCGCCGACGCCGGAGCCGATCTGTGCGGTTTCGCTGATCGGCGTGTCGCGGACCCTGTCCCGGCCGAACT encodes the following:
- a CDS encoding alpha-ketoacid dehydrogenase subunit beta — protein: MSALDATGEQLSVREAIRTALREELARDDTVFLMGQDEEDGGSFEVTAGLYEEFGRDRVRDTPISETAQIGSGVGAAATGLRPVVNVSYSDFIAICFEPLMNQAAKMQYMFAGATEMPLTVRAIEGAGFNAAAQHSSTVHTLVSHLPGIKAVAPATPRGSKGLMKTAVRSNDPVVFFEHKNIYERTGPVPEDEDFTVPIGEAAVLREGADVTVVATQQLVGEALSVAEDRTDADVEVIDPQSLSPLDTDTIAESVRKTGRLVVADESPLSYGLHAEVATRVVENEFYSLDVPIQRVGVPDTPIPFSPPLEDEVLPTAEEIDLAVDRLV